In Halictus rubicundus isolate RS-2024b chromosome 5, iyHalRubi1_principal, whole genome shotgun sequence, one genomic interval encodes:
- the LOC143354408 gene encoding transmembrane protein 230 isoform X1 — protein MWTSWFGTDYIHKVSMSRRKLGGERQFDNVDYTQLTETDNGFVDSQFVNPPVKIPWKAITLAALLFVGGTIMLIMGSLIVSGHIDSKYSDRMWPIIILGILMFIPGAYHMRVAILAYQKVPGYSFDDIPEFD, from the exons ATGTGGACGAGCTGGTTCGGTACAG ATTATATTCATAAAGTGAGCATGTCCAGGAGGAAACTGGGCGGCGAACGACAATTCGACAACGTGGATTACACACAGCTTACCGAAACTGACAATGGCTTTGTTGATTCTCAG TTCGTGAACCCACCCGTAAAAATACCATGGAAAGCCATCACGCTGGCAGCGCTTCTGTTTGTCGGGGGCACCATCATGCTGATCATGGGTAGTCTAATTGTGAGCGGCCACATCGATTCGAAA TATTCCGACCGTATGTGGCCAATCATAATCTTAGGAATTTTGATGTTCATACCGGGTGCTTACCACATGAGGGTAGCCATTTTAGCATATCAAAAAGTGCCAGGGTATTCATTCGACGATATACCAGAGTTCGATTAA
- the LOC143354408 gene encoding transmembrane protein 230 isoform X2 has translation MSRRKLGGERQFDNVDYTQLTETDNGFVDSQFVNPPVKIPWKAITLAALLFVGGTIMLIMGSLIVSGHIDSKYSDRMWPIIILGILMFIPGAYHMRVAILAYQKVPGYSFDDIPEFD, from the exons ATGTCCAGGAGGAAACTGGGCGGCGAACGACAATTCGACAACGTGGATTACACACAGCTTACCGAAACTGACAATGGCTTTGTTGATTCTCAG TTCGTGAACCCACCCGTAAAAATACCATGGAAAGCCATCACGCTGGCAGCGCTTCTGTTTGTCGGGGGCACCATCATGCTGATCATGGGTAGTCTAATTGTGAGCGGCCACATCGATTCGAAA TATTCCGACCGTATGTGGCCAATCATAATCTTAGGAATTTTGATGTTCATACCGGGTGCTTACCACATGAGGGTAGCCATTTTAGCATATCAAAAAGTGCCAGGGTATTCATTCGACGATATACCAGAGTTCGATTAA
- the LOC143354407 gene encoding uncharacterized protein LOC143354407 codes for MNEAPLDTEKQYPMTNQMIEIFYNKNALEFNEAYNVNCSNNNNTPIVPHRRKPTEIDPQRVKPVETVSRREKSAETVPQREKLVETVPKRVKLVETVPKREKPVETVSQREKQMEPVQTVANNITARLTLNPQTWMNMRTINQSNQDGFLSVFRGFCYTTIRTGVCYRNPCHYNHDFIPHLMLLYNNNETRFFEVIDNLVQRRHTMFLKSFYQDCIRPDTNPICVLKLLKKLYNSNIIRQQIMYGSIKQLIAYGATVNQIVDNLAKIVNNNDTLFVTSVLKILVTCTAPGNSWPMLKPLLTWIDVLSEDVMQHLLIDCITTQKYIQDVYEHVVRKFHIESLTLLSQNLLIQFHRIHRQIPQNVKVQETVASTSVTITSPDPFNEVKIIPYTVQTDNLSPKVWKNVVFDGNNNAQGGNSSVLLQPIDNVPNPYSKLSREIFWKFYLDVHSLEEGLKHKDYRHVKKILDEAQTRHVSPFTNACYNILRSKVEHSQAHLSKLASLAVQDGATATFCKIIIGVTIHILADLAERELWVLALALLKSLDGILREKSSLFKFDAAVTMLFCEIYLANRKPMKAFNLLKQSNILCTYRGKWKVRNNKRDDDIRAQIVTILLDMFCETSPEHALSLFAFIIEDQSSNFYPIDLSRQVNKLVSLLLLTNDHELIISIGKLIDDYNCTLYPITHRALISSLVRINLPLAKQLYQNAVLLGIYPKMQFYPIMYIIVKSDWTGEEMYLAIWVMMQKFLENLGHAIEGVKPNNLSSYLVFEATPLKKQLVNYKRMDEQYEKKRRGSIELMKQVLETEFDPPLFLVKKRKDKLQKINSVSLYRYLQCNQNCM; via the exons ATGAATGAAGCTCCGTTGGATACGGAGAAGCAGTATCCTATGACCAATCAAATGATcgaaattttttacaataaaaatgcttTGGAATTTAATGAAGCATACAATGTTAACTGTTCAAATAATAACAATACACCAATAGTTCCACACAGAAGAAAACCAACCGAAATAGATCCACAAAGGGTAAAACCAGTCGAAACAGTTTCACGAAGGGAAAaatcagccgaaacagttccaCAAAGGGAAAAACTAGTCGAAACAGTTCCAAAAAGGGTAAAACTAGTCGAAACAGTTCCAAAAAGGGAAAAACCAGTCGAAACAGTTTCACAAAGGGAAAAACAAATGGAACCAGTTCAAACAGTTGCAAATAATATCACCGCGAGGCTGACCCTAAACCCACAGACATGGATGAACATGAGAACAATAAATCAGTCAAATCAGGATGGATTTTTATCCGTATTTCGAGGTTTCTGTTACACGACGATAAGAACGGGCGTTTGTTACAGAAACCCTTGTCATTACAACCATGAT ttTATACCACATCTGATGCTACTGTATAACAATAATGAAACGCGTTTCTTCGAGGTGATAGACAATTTGGTACAGAGGCGGCACACCATGTTTTTAAAGTCTTTTTACCAAGACTGCATCAGACCTGATACGAACCCTATCTGCgttctaaaattattgaaaaaattgtacaattcgAACATCATAAGACAACAAATTATGTATGGCTCTATTAAACAGTTGATCGCGTACGGAGCCACTGTGAATCAAATCGTTGATAATTTGGCAAAGATAGTGAACAACAATGATACACTGTTTGTCACAagtgtattgaaaatattagtaACTTGTACAGCACCTGGCAATAGCTGGCCCATGTTGAAACCGCTGTTAACGTGGATAGACGTACTGTCAGAAGATGTTATGCAACATTTGTTGATCGATTGTATAACGACCCAGAAATACATACAGGACGTGTACGAACATGTCGTACGCAAGTTTCATATCGAGTCCCTCACACTGTTGAGTCAAAACTTATTAATACAGTTTCATAGGATACACAGACAGATACCACAGAACGTGAAAGTACAAGAAACGGTGGCATCCACTTCTGTTACAATTACTTCACCGGATCCTTTCAATGAAGTGAAAATTATACCGTACACTGTGCAGACTGACAACTTATCGCCTAAGGTGTGGAAGAATGTTGTTTTTGATGGTAACAATAATGCGCAAGGTGGAAACTCTTCGGTTCTGTTGCAACCTATAG ATAATGTTCCAAATCCGTACTCGAAGCTCAGCCGGGAGATattttggaaattttatttggaCGTTCATAGTCTTGAGGAGGGGCTCAAGCACAAGGACTATAGACATGTTAAAAAGATCCTGGACGAAGCGCAAACAAGACATGTGTCTCCGTTCACCAACGCTTGCTATAACATTCTGCGGAGTAAAGTAGAACATTCTCAGGCTCACTTGAGCAAACTCGCCTCGCTCGCAG TCCAAGACGGGGCGACGGCgacattttgcaaaataataatcGGCGTTACGATACACATCCTGGCCGATCTGGCCGAGAGAGAGCTCTGGGTTCTAGCTCTTGCACTACTGAAAAGCTTGGATGGCATTCTACGCGAGAAAAGTTCCTTGTTTAAATTCGACGCGGCAGTCACGATGCTCTTCTGCGAAATTTATTTAGCGAATCGGAAACCCATGAAGGCTTTCAACCTTCTCAAGC AAAGTAATATTCTTTGTACATATCGCGGTAAGTGGAAGGTACGCAATAATAAGAGGGACGATGATATCAGAGCGCAAATAGTGACAATACTTTTAGATATGTTTTGTGAAACGTCACCGGAGCATGCTTTGTCTCTGTTCGCGTTCATAATCGAAGATCAAAGCAGCAATTTTTACCCAATAG ATTTGTCGCGCCAAGTGAATAAGCTAGTGTCGTTGCTATTATTAACAAATGATCATGAGTTAATTATCAGCATTGGAAAACTGATCGATGATTACAATTGTACACTGTATCCGATCACGCATCGTGCACTGATCTCCTCGTTGGTGCGCATAAATTTGCCGCTGGCTAAGCAACTCTACCAGAATGCAGTTCTTTTAGGTATCTATCCAAAAATGCAG TTTTATCCAATAATGTATATTATCGTCAAATCTGATTGGACGGGCGAAGAAATGTATCTTGCAATTTGGGTCATGATGCAAAAGTTTTTGGAGAATCTTGGCCACGCAATCGAAGGTGTCAAACCAAATAATCTCTCCTCGTACCTCGTTTTTGAG GCTACACCGTTGAAAAAGCAGCTCGTTAACTACAAGAGGATGGAcgaacaatacgagaaaaaaagaaggggtAGTATAGAGTTAATGAAACAGGTGCTCGAAACAGAATTCGATCCACCTCTCTTTCTggtaaagaaaagaaaagataaaTTGCAAAAGATAAACAGTGTAAGTCTCTACAGGTATCTACAGTGCAATCAGAATTGTATGTAG
- the LOC143354423 gene encoding phenoloxidase-activating factor 2 isoform X2 has product MWKALLTLALASHCLAAPQQNSDRVDTLLQEIFATQPPQVASQGRATGSSLDALINNYQNPQSSTSPTTYVGTQNRPVSKPDDCECVPYYLCRNGTIIKDGYGVIDIRSAGACADYIQYCCKPPDRLEPQKPILPPRIERKGCGQRNVEGVGFRIIGDKNNETQFGEFPWMVAILKEEIMGSGRQNITVYQCGGSLIHKQAILTAAHCVQGKDASTLMVRAGEWDTQTRDEIYPHQDRRVQKVIVHDKYYPGGLFFDYAILILSEPFKREENVDVVCLPDPNVIYDGSRCFATGWGKDKFGIDGHYQVILKKIDLPVVPHNTCQSNLQNTRLGKYFQLHETFICAGGEPGKDTCKGDGGSPLVCPSKKDPTRYQQAGIVAWGIGCGDSSTPGVYANVAYARDWIDNQIAYHNLDNTVYNL; this is encoded by the exons ATGTGGAAAGCACTATTAACGCTGGCCTTGGCCAGTCACTGCCTGGCTGCTCCCCAGCAGAATTCAGATCGTGTGGACACTCTGCTCCAGGAAATCTTCGCTACTCAGCCACCTCAGGTAGCCTCCCAGGGAAGGGCAACCGGTAGCAGTCTGGACGCGTTGATCAACAACTATCAGAATCCACAGAGTAGCACTAGCCCTACGACCTACGTAGGCACGCAAAACAGGCCTGTCTCTAAGCCAGACGACTGCGAGTGCGTGCCCTACTACCTGTGCCGCAACGGGACAATCATTAAAGATGGTTACGGAGTGATCGATATCAG AAGCGCCGGAGCTTGCGCCGACTACATACAGTATTGTTGCAAGCCTCCAGACAGGTTGGAACCACAAAAGCCGATTTTACCACCCCGTATTGAAAGAAAGGGTTGCGGTCAACGAAATGTTGAAGGTGTGGGCTTCAGGATTATCGGGGACAAGAACAATGAGACCCAGTTCGGCGAGTTCCCGTGGATGGTGGCGATCTTGAAGGAGGAGATCATGGGGTCGGGCAGGCAGAACATAACCGTCTATCAGTGCGGAGGATCCTTGATCCATAAACAGGCTATTCTGACCGCTGCCCATTGCGTCCAAGG GAAAGACGCATCCACCCTCATGGTCAGAGCAGGTGAATGGGACACGCAGACAAGGGACGAAATCTATCCTCATCAGGATCGCAGAGTGCAAAAGGTGATCGTACACGACAAGTACTATCCTGGTGGTCTGTTCTTCGATTACGCGATCTTGATCCTGAGCGAACCCTTCAAACGCGAGGAGAACGTCGATGTCGTGTGTCTTCCAGACCCTAACGTCATTTATGATGGATCTCGATGCTTTGCCACCGGTTGGGGCAAGGATAAATTCG GTATAGATGGTCACTACCAGGTAATCCTGAAAAAGATTGATTTACCTGTGGTGCCACACAACACGTGTCAGAGTAATCTGCAGAACACCAGATTAGGAAAATACTTCCAGCTACATGAAACTTTCATCTGCGCTGGTGGAGAGCCTGGAAAAGACACTTGCAAG gGCGACGGAGGCAGTCCTCTCGTGTGTCCAAGCAAGAAAGATCCGACCAGATACCAACAGGCTGGCATCGTCGCATGGGGAATCGGTTGCGGTGACAGTTCTACACCCGGTGTCTATGCTAATGTTGCTTATGCTCGCGACTGGATCGACAACCAGATAGCTTACCACAACCTGGACAATACTGTTTACAATCTCTAA
- the LOC143354423 gene encoding phenoloxidase-activating factor 2 isoform X1, translating into MWKALLTLALASHCLAAPQQNSDRVDTLLQEIFATQPPQVASQGRATGSSLDALINNYQNPQSSTSPTTYVGTQNRPVSKPDDCECVPYYLCRNGTIIKDGYGVIDIRSNFGDNTTTPDSTSAGACADYIQYCCKPPDRLEPQKPILPPRIERKGCGQRNVEGVGFRIIGDKNNETQFGEFPWMVAILKEEIMGSGRQNITVYQCGGSLIHKQAILTAAHCVQGKDASTLMVRAGEWDTQTRDEIYPHQDRRVQKVIVHDKYYPGGLFFDYAILILSEPFKREENVDVVCLPDPNVIYDGSRCFATGWGKDKFGIDGHYQVILKKIDLPVVPHNTCQSNLQNTRLGKYFQLHETFICAGGEPGKDTCKGDGGSPLVCPSKKDPTRYQQAGIVAWGIGCGDSSTPGVYANVAYARDWIDNQIAYHNLDNTVYNL; encoded by the exons ATGTGGAAAGCACTATTAACGCTGGCCTTGGCCAGTCACTGCCTGGCTGCTCCCCAGCAGAATTCAGATCGTGTGGACACTCTGCTCCAGGAAATCTTCGCTACTCAGCCACCTCAGGTAGCCTCCCAGGGAAGGGCAACCGGTAGCAGTCTGGACGCGTTGATCAACAACTATCAGAATCCACAGAGTAGCACTAGCCCTACGACCTACGTAGGCACGCAAAACAGGCCTGTCTCTAAGCCAGACGACTGCGAGTGCGTGCCCTACTACCTGTGCCGCAACGGGACAATCATTAAAGATGGTTACGGAGTGATCGATATCAGGTCCAATTTCGGTGATAACACTACAACCCCTGATTCAAC AAGCGCCGGAGCTTGCGCCGACTACATACAGTATTGTTGCAAGCCTCCAGACAGGTTGGAACCACAAAAGCCGATTTTACCACCCCGTATTGAAAGAAAGGGTTGCGGTCAACGAAATGTTGAAGGTGTGGGCTTCAGGATTATCGGGGACAAGAACAATGAGACCCAGTTCGGCGAGTTCCCGTGGATGGTGGCGATCTTGAAGGAGGAGATCATGGGGTCGGGCAGGCAGAACATAACCGTCTATCAGTGCGGAGGATCCTTGATCCATAAACAGGCTATTCTGACCGCTGCCCATTGCGTCCAAGG GAAAGACGCATCCACCCTCATGGTCAGAGCAGGTGAATGGGACACGCAGACAAGGGACGAAATCTATCCTCATCAGGATCGCAGAGTGCAAAAGGTGATCGTACACGACAAGTACTATCCTGGTGGTCTGTTCTTCGATTACGCGATCTTGATCCTGAGCGAACCCTTCAAACGCGAGGAGAACGTCGATGTCGTGTGTCTTCCAGACCCTAACGTCATTTATGATGGATCTCGATGCTTTGCCACCGGTTGGGGCAAGGATAAATTCG GTATAGATGGTCACTACCAGGTAATCCTGAAAAAGATTGATTTACCTGTGGTGCCACACAACACGTGTCAGAGTAATCTGCAGAACACCAGATTAGGAAAATACTTCCAGCTACATGAAACTTTCATCTGCGCTGGTGGAGAGCCTGGAAAAGACACTTGCAAG gGCGACGGAGGCAGTCCTCTCGTGTGTCCAAGCAAGAAAGATCCGACCAGATACCAACAGGCTGGCATCGTCGCATGGGGAATCGGTTGCGGTGACAGTTCTACACCCGGTGTCTATGCTAATGTTGCTTATGCTCGCGACTGGATCGACAACCAGATAGCTTACCACAACCTGGACAATACTGTTTACAATCTCTAA